Genomic window (Jeotgalibacillus haloalkalitolerans):
AAAATATCAGCCGGCGGGGGATCAGCCTGCTGCAATTAAGAAGCTTGTAGAGGGCGTTGAAAAACAGAAGCGGCATCAGACTTTGCTGGGTGCGACAGGTACAGGTAAGACCTTTACGGTTTCAAATGTTGTACAGGAAGTAAAGCGGCCAACGCTGGTCATTGCCCATAATAAAACGCTTGCCGGACAGCTGTATAGTGAGTTCAAAGAGTTTTTCCCGAACAACGCTGTAGAGTATTTTGTCAGCTATTACGATTACTACCAGCCTGAAGCCTATGTGCCTCAGACTGATACGTTTATAGAAAAAGACGCAAGTATCAATGATGAAATTGATAAGCTGCGACACTCAGCGACATCTTCACTGTTTGAGCGTGATGATGTCATCATCATTTCATCTGTTTCATGTATTTACGGTTTAGGTTCTCCGGAAGAATATAAAGAACTCGTGGTTTCACTCCGTGTTGGAATGGAAATTGAGCGCAATCAGCTGCTCAGAAGACTGGTTGATATTCAGTATGAACGAAATGATATTGCCTTTACCCGGGGTACATTCCGTGTGCGCGGTGATGTCGTTGAAATTTTCCCGGCTAAAAATGATGAGCACTGTATCCGCGTTGAATTTTTCGGAGACGAAATTGACCGGATCAGAATGGTTGATGCTCTTACCGGTGAAATCCTTGGTGACCGCGACCATGTAGCAGTATTTCCGGCTTCCCACTTCGTAACACGTGAAGAAAAAATGCGTGTTGCGATTGAAAATATTGAAAAAGAACTGGAAGAACAGCTGAAGATTCTCAAGGAAGAAGATAAGCTGCTTGAAGCGCAGCGTCTTGAACAACGTACGCGCTATGACCTTGAGATGATGAGGGAAATGGGCTTCTGTTCAGGGATCGAGAACTACTCGAGACACCTGACGCTGCGTGAAGCAGGCGCTACACCTTATACACTGCTGGACTATTTCCCGGACGACTTTTTACTGGTGATTGATGAGTCGCACGTTACGCTACCTCAGATCCGCGGGATGTATAACGGTGACCAGGCGCGTAAGAAGGTGCTTGTTGATCACGGATTCCGTCTGCCTTCAGCGATGGATAACCGCCCATTAAAGTTTGAGGAATTTGAAAAGCACGTGCATAATGCGATTTATGTATCAGCAACACCGGGCCCTTATGAGATGGAGCATACAGATGAAATGGTTGAGCAGATTATCCGTCCGACAGGGCTGCTTGATCCAACCGTTGAAATCCGTCCAAGTGAAGGTCAGATTGATGATCTGCTCGGTGAAATCCAGGACCGGATTGCGAAAAATGAGCGTACACTGATTACGACACTGACGAAAAAAATGTCTGAAGATCTGACTGACTATCTGAAAGAGATCGGCATCAAGGTTCAATATCTTCATTCAGAAGTAAAAACACTTGAGCGAATTGAGATTATAAGAGATCTCCGGATTGGTAAGTATGATGTATTAATCGGAATCAACCTTTTAAGAGAAGGGCTTGATATTCCTGAAGTGTCACTGATTACGATTTTGGATGCAGATAAAGAAGGCTTCCTGCGTTCTGACCGTTCATTGATTCAGACAATCGGCCGTGCTGCCCGAAACTCAAACGGTCATGTTATTTTATATGCTGATAAAGTCACGGATTCCATGCAGCGCGCAATGGATGAGACGGCAAGAAGACGTGAGAAGCAGATTGCTTATAATGAAGAACACGGCATTACGCCGGTTACGATTAATAAAGAGATCCGTGATGTCATCAGAGCCACTCACGCTGTTGAAGAAGCAGAAGAATATGTATCACCTGCTGAACAGATGAAGAAGATGTCTAAGCCGGAACGCGCGAAAGTCATTGAGTCAATGGAAATTGAAATGAAGGAAGCGGCACGTGCGCTTGATTTCGAAAAAGCGGCTGAATTGCGCGACCTCATTTTAGAACTGAAAGCGGAAGGATGACCTGACAATGGGTAAAGATCAGATTATTATACAGGGCGCCCGCGCTCATAATCTTAAAAATATTGATATAAAAATTCCACGTGACAAGCTAGTGGTGATGACGGGTCTTTCCGGATCAGGTAAATCATCACTTGCGTTTGACACGATTTATGCGGAAGGGCAGAGACGATATGTTGAATCACTCTCTGCTTATGCAAGACAATTCCTTGGTCAGATGGATAAGCCCGATGTGGATACAATTGAAGGATTATCCCCGGCGATTTCGATTGATCAGAAAACAACCAGCAGAAACCCGAGATCAACTGTTGGAACCGTTACGGAAATTTATGATTACCTTAGACTGTTATTTGCACGTGTCGGGAGACCGGTTTGTCCGGATCACGGCATTGAAATCACGTCACAGACAGTTGAACAGATGGTGGACCGTATTTACGAATATCCTGAACGCACTAAGCTTCAGGTTCTTGCACCACTTGTATCAGGGCGCAAAGGAACGCATGCTAAAATTCTTGAAGATGTTAAAAAGCAGGGATATGTCCGCGTTCGTGTAAATGGCGAAATGATGGATGTCGGTGATGAAATTGAGCTCGATAAGAATAAAAAACATTCTATTGAAGTGATCATTGACCGGATTGTGGTAAAAGAAGGCGCTGAATCAAGACTGGCTGACTCTCTTGAAGCTGCCCTGAAGCTTGGTGACGGCAATGTCATTGTAGACGTCATTGGTGAAGAGGAAATTAAATTTAATGAACATCACGCGTGTCCGATTTGTGGCTTTTCAATTGAAGAGCTTGAGCCGCGTATGTTTTCATTTAACTCGCCATTTGGCGCATGTCCGGATTGTGATGGACTGGGAACAAAGCTTGAAGTTGACCTTGATCTTGTGATCCCTGACTGGAACCTTACATTGAATGACCATGCGATCGCACCATGGGAGCCGACAAGCTCACAGTATTATCCATCTATGCTGAAAGCGGTCTGCAAGCACTACGATATTGATATGGATATTCCGGTAAAAGATATTCCAAAGAAAAAAATGGAGAAGATTCTAAAGGGCTCAGGCCGTGACAAGATTTATTTCCGTTATGAAAATGACTTTGGTCAGGTACGGGAAAATAAAATTAACTTTGAGGGCGTACTCAAAAACGTTGAAAGACGTTACCGCGAGACAAGCTCGGATTATATCCGTGAACAGATGCAGAAATATATGGCGCAGCATCACTGTCCGACTTGTGAAGGTCATCGTCTGAAGCGTGAAAGCCTTGCTGTGAAAGTACAGGATCTTCATATTGGACATGTCACTTCATTTTCAATTGAAGAAGCAAAAGAATTTTTTAATCGTGTGGAACTGACTGAAAAAGAGATGCAGATTGCCAGACTTATTTTAAGAGAAATCAATGAGCGTTTAACGTTCCTTGTGAATGTTGGACTGGACTATTTAACGCTAAGCCGTGCGGCCGGAACACTTTCAGGTGGGGAAGCGCAGCGAATCAGGCTGGCAACACAGATTGGTTCTCAACTGACCGGTGTTCTTTATATTCTGGATGAGCCATCTATCGGTCTGCACCAGCGCGATAACGACCGTCTGATTGATACCCTGAAAAATATGCGTGATATCGGCAATACGCTGATCGTCGTTGAACATGATGAAGATACAATGCTTGCGGCAGACTATCTGATTGATGTCGGTCCCGGAGCAGGCGTTCACGGCGGTGAAATTGTTGCAGCCGGGACACCGAAACAGGTCATGAAAAGCACAAAGTCTCTGACTGGACAGTATTTATCAGGAAAGAAATTTATTCCGCTGCCTGCTGAACGAAGAAAGCCTGATAAGAAAAGACAGCTTGAAATTAAAGGTGCAAAAGAGAATAACCTGAAGGAAGTGGATGTGAAGATTCCACTTGGCGTCTTTACCTCTGTCACAGGTGTATCAGGTTCGGGTAAAAGTACGCTGATCAACAGCATTCTGCACAAGTCACTTGCCCAGAAGCTTCACCGTTCCAAGGTAAAGCCTGGTGAGCATAAGGAAATTAAAGGAATCGACCACCTTGAAAAAGTCATCGATATTGACCAGTCACCAATCGGCAGAACGCCAAGGTCAAATCCGGCGACTTACACAGGTGTATTCGATAATATTCGTGATGTATTTGCGACCACCAATGAAGCAAAAGTGCGTGGCTATAAAAAAGGCCGCTTCAGCTTCAATGTTAAAGGTGGCCGTTGTGAAGCGTGCCGCGGTGACGGGATTATTAAAATCGAAATGCACTTCCTGCCGGATGTGTATGTGCCATGTGAAGTCTGTCATGGTAAACGTTACAACCGTGAGACGCTTGAAGTAAAATATAAAGGAAAGAATATCGCAGACGTTCTTGAGATGACAGTAGAAGACGGTCTTTCATTTTTTGAAAACATTCCAAAAATCAGCCGTAAGCTGCAAACGATTGTAGATGTAGGACTTGGTTATATCACGCTTGGACAGCCTGCAACAACACTTTCCGGAGGGGAGGCCCAGCGTGTAAAGCTTGCTTCTGAACTGCATAGACGCTCAAATGGTAAGTCGATGTATATTCTTGATGAACCGACAACCGGTCTGCATGTGGATGACATTTCACGCCTGCTGAATGTATTGCAGCGTTTAGTTGATAATGGTGATACAGTGCTGATTATTGAGCATAACCTCGACATTATTAAAGCGTCAGACTATATTATCGACCTTGGTCCTGAAGGTGGAGACCGGGGTGGAACAATCCTTGCCTGCGGAACTCCGGAAAAGATCGCTGAAGTAAAAGAATCGTATACAGGAAGCTACCTGAAGCCGGTTCTCGAACGGGATCGCAGCCGGATGGAAGAAAAGATGGCTGAGCGTACTGGAGAAAAAGTCAACGCTTAAAATCGTCCCCGAGCTTTAGAACAATATCAGTCCTGAGACTGGTGGTCCGTTCCTGTTTTTCTGTCATGCTTAAATCAAATGAAACTTTTATTTGATTAAGCCGTATGAATACTAATTACCTTTTGAATTGAGCGGAGCGGAAGGCGGCGACTCCGGGACGAGTAGCGGGAC
Coding sequences:
- the uvrB gene encoding excinuclease ABC subunit UvrB, with protein sequence MVQEFDLQSKYQPAGDQPAAIKKLVEGVEKQKRHQTLLGATGTGKTFTVSNVVQEVKRPTLVIAHNKTLAGQLYSEFKEFFPNNAVEYFVSYYDYYQPEAYVPQTDTFIEKDASINDEIDKLRHSATSSLFERDDVIIISSVSCIYGLGSPEEYKELVVSLRVGMEIERNQLLRRLVDIQYERNDIAFTRGTFRVRGDVVEIFPAKNDEHCIRVEFFGDEIDRIRMVDALTGEILGDRDHVAVFPASHFVTREEKMRVAIENIEKELEEQLKILKEEDKLLEAQRLEQRTRYDLEMMREMGFCSGIENYSRHLTLREAGATPYTLLDYFPDDFLLVIDESHVTLPQIRGMYNGDQARKKVLVDHGFRLPSAMDNRPLKFEEFEKHVHNAIYVSATPGPYEMEHTDEMVEQIIRPTGLLDPTVEIRPSEGQIDDLLGEIQDRIAKNERTLITTLTKKMSEDLTDYLKEIGIKVQYLHSEVKTLERIEIIRDLRIGKYDVLIGINLLREGLDIPEVSLITILDADKEGFLRSDRSLIQTIGRAARNSNGHVILYADKVTDSMQRAMDETARRREKQIAYNEEHGITPVTINKEIRDVIRATHAVEEAEEYVSPAEQMKKMSKPERAKVIESMEIEMKEAARALDFEKAAELRDLILELKAEG
- the uvrA gene encoding excinuclease ABC subunit UvrA, coding for MGKDQIIIQGARAHNLKNIDIKIPRDKLVVMTGLSGSGKSSLAFDTIYAEGQRRYVESLSAYARQFLGQMDKPDVDTIEGLSPAISIDQKTTSRNPRSTVGTVTEIYDYLRLLFARVGRPVCPDHGIEITSQTVEQMVDRIYEYPERTKLQVLAPLVSGRKGTHAKILEDVKKQGYVRVRVNGEMMDVGDEIELDKNKKHSIEVIIDRIVVKEGAESRLADSLEAALKLGDGNVIVDVIGEEEIKFNEHHACPICGFSIEELEPRMFSFNSPFGACPDCDGLGTKLEVDLDLVIPDWNLTLNDHAIAPWEPTSSQYYPSMLKAVCKHYDIDMDIPVKDIPKKKMEKILKGSGRDKIYFRYENDFGQVRENKINFEGVLKNVERRYRETSSDYIREQMQKYMAQHHCPTCEGHRLKRESLAVKVQDLHIGHVTSFSIEEAKEFFNRVELTEKEMQIARLILREINERLTFLVNVGLDYLTLSRAAGTLSGGEAQRIRLATQIGSQLTGVLYILDEPSIGLHQRDNDRLIDTLKNMRDIGNTLIVVEHDEDTMLAADYLIDVGPGAGVHGGEIVAAGTPKQVMKSTKSLTGQYLSGKKFIPLPAERRKPDKKRQLEIKGAKENNLKEVDVKIPLGVFTSVTGVSGSGKSTLINSILHKSLAQKLHRSKVKPGEHKEIKGIDHLEKVIDIDQSPIGRTPRSNPATYTGVFDNIRDVFATTNEAKVRGYKKGRFSFNVKGGRCEACRGDGIIKIEMHFLPDVYVPCEVCHGKRYNRETLEVKYKGKNIADVLEMTVEDGLSFFENIPKISRKLQTIVDVGLGYITLGQPATTLSGGEAQRVKLASELHRRSNGKSMYILDEPTTGLHVDDISRLLNVLQRLVDNGDTVLIIEHNLDIIKASDYIIDLGPEGGDRGGTILACGTPEKIAEVKESYTGSYLKPVLERDRSRMEEKMAERTGEKVNA